One Vulpes lagopus strain Blue_001 chromosome 18, ASM1834538v1, whole genome shotgun sequence DNA window includes the following coding sequences:
- the TGM6 gene encoding protein-glutamine gamma-glutamyltransferase 6 yields MDTLEDADCPAQQHPEICLVNSGLAGWLLQHADQTVRTPAQRKQGQACPGMAGVRVTEVDWHSRKNGAAHHTQEYPGPELVVRRGQVFTLRLELSRPLEDQETIIFTVETGPQASEDCHTKAVFQISEPDVGQNWTAVEEAQTENTMTVSITSPPNAVIGRYLMRTRVSSRRKQNDRKLGEFVLLFNPWCPEDDVFLDSEEERQEYVLNDSGIIFRGVEKHIRAQGWNYGQFEEEILNICLSILDRSPLHQNDPATDVSHRHNPIYVTRAISAMVNSNNDRGVVQGQWQGKYGGGTSPLHWSGSVAILHKWFKGRFKPVKYGQCWVFAGVMCTVLRCLGIATRVVSNFNSAHDTDRNLSVDKYVDSFGRTLEDLTEDSMWNFHVWNESWFARRDLGPSYNGWQVLDATPQEESEGMFRCGPASVTAIREGDVHLAHDGPFVFAEVNADYITWLWHEDESRERVYSDTKKIGRCISTKAVGSDSRVDITGLYKYPEGSRKERQVYRKAVRKLFGVEAPGRRTRVRRAGSRGLWREDLMEPATKPSVTGKFKMLEPPMLGHDLRLALCLANLTSRAQRVRVNLSGATILYTRRPVAEILHESHTVRLGPEEEKKIPITITYSQYKEDLTEDKKILLAAMCFVTKGEKLLVEKDITLEDFITIKVLGPAVVGVAVVVKVTLVNPLLERVEDCVLMVEGSGLLQGQLSIDVPSLEPQEKASVQFSITPSKSGPRQLQVDLISPHFPDVKGFVVIHVATAK; encoded by the exons GGGTCAGAGTCACCGAGGTGGACTGGCACAGCCGGAAAAATGGTGCTGCCCACCACACCCAGGAGTACCCCGGCCCTGAGCTGGTGGTTCGCAGGGGCCAGGTGTTCACCTTGCGGCTGGAGCTGAGCAGACCCCTGGAGGACCAGGAGACCATCATCTTCACCGTGGAGACAG gACCCCAGGCATCTGAGGACTGCCACACCAAAGCTGTGTTCCAGATATCGGAGCCGGATGTGGGCCAGAACTGGACAGCGGTGGAGGAGGCTCAGACGGAGAACACCATGACCGTCAGCATCACCAGCCCTCCCAATGCTGTCATTGGCCGCTACCTGATGAGGACCAGGGTCTCCTCTCGCCGAAAGCAAAATGACCGGAAGCTGGGCGAATTTGTTCTCCTTTTCAACCCGTGGTGCCCAG AGGACGATGTGTTTCTGGACtcagaggaggagagacaggagTACGTGCTGAACGACAGTGGGATCATCTTCCGAGGCGTGGAGAAACACATCCGAGCCCAGGGCTGGAACTACGGGCAG TTTGAGGAGGAGATTCTGAACATCTGCCTCTCCATCCTGGACCGAAGTCCTCTTCACCAAAACGATCCGGCCACCGACGTGTCCCACCGCCACAACCCCATCTATGTCACCAGGGCAATCAGCGCCATG GTGAACAGCAACAATGACAGGGGCGTGGTTCAAGGCCAGTGGCAGGGCAAGTACGGCGGCGGCACCAGCCCCCTGCACTGGAGCGGCAGCGTGGCCATTCTGCACAAGTGGTTCAAGGGCAGGTTCAAGCCTGTCAAATATGGCCAGTGCTGGGTCTTCGCTGGAGTCATGTGCACAG TCCTTAGATGCCTGGGGATCGCCACCCGAGTCGTGTCCAACTTTAACTCGGCCCATGACACGGACAGGAACCTGAGCGTGGACAAATACGTGGACTCCTTCGGGCGGACCTTGGAGGACCTGACAGAGGACAGCATGTG GAATTTCCACGTCTGGAATGAGAGTTGGTTCGCCCGCCGGGACCTGGGCCCCTCTTACAATGGTTGGCAGGTTCTGGACGCCACCCCCCAGGAGGAGAGTGAAG GCATGTTCCGGTGCGGCCCAGCCTCCGTCACTGCCATCCGAGAGGGTGACGTGCACCTGGCCCACGATGGCCCCTTTGTGTTCGCGGAGGTCAACGCAGATTACATCACCTGGCTCTGGCACGAGGATGAGAGCCGGGAGCGGGTATACTCGGACACCAAGAAGATTGGGAGGTGCATTAGCACCAAGGCCGTGGGCAGTGACTCCCGCGTGGACATCACGGGCCTCTACAAGTATCCAGAAG GGTCCCGGAAGGAGAGGCAGGTGTACCGTAAGGCCGTGAGGAAGCTGTTCGGTGTGGAAGCCCCCGGGAGGAGGACCCGGGTCCGCAGGGCAGGCAGCCGTGGGCTGTGGCGCGAGGACCTCATGGAGCCTGCCACCAAGCCCAGCGTCACCGGCAAGTTCAAGATGCTGGAGCCACCCATGCTGGGCCACGACCTGAGACTGGCTCTGTGCTTAGCTAACCTCACCTCCCGGGCCCAGAGGGTCCGGGTCAACCTGAGCGGTGCCACCATCCTATACACCCGCAGGCCGGTGGCCGAGATCCTACACGAGTCCCACACGGTGCGACTGGGGCCCGAAGAAG AGAAAAAGATCCCAATCACAATAACTTACTCGCAATATAAGGAAGACCTGACAGAGGACAAGAAGATCCTGTTGGCTGCCATGTGCTTTGTCACCAAAGGAGAGAAGCTCCTGGTGGAGAAGGACATTACTCTGGAGGACTTCATCACCATCAAG GTGCTGGGCCCCGCCGTGGTAGGGGTGGCGGTTGTTGTGAAAGTGACGCTGGTCAACCCCCTCCTGGAGAGAGTGGAGGACTGTGTGCTGATGGTGGAGGGCAGTGGCCTTCTCCAGGGACAGCTCAGCATCGA cgtgcccagcctggagccccaggagAAGGCTTCCGTCCAGTTCAGCATCACCCCGTCCAAGAGCGGCCCGAGGCAGCTGCAGGTGGATCTCATCAGCCCCCACTTCCCAGACGTCAAGGGCTTTGTTGTCATCCACGTGGCCACTGCCAAGTGA